In the genome of Sardina pilchardus chromosome 14, fSarPil1.1, whole genome shotgun sequence, one region contains:
- the LOC134100459 gene encoding heterogeneous nuclear ribonucleoprotein K-like isoform X5 → METEIEQQEGETTFSNTDTNGKRPAEDMDEEQAFKRSRNTDEMVELRVLLQSKNAGAVIGKGGKNIKALRTDYNASVSVPDSSGPERILSVSADIETIGEILLKIIPTLEEYQHYNGIDFDCELRLLIHQSLAGGIIGVKGAKIKELRENTQTTIKLFQECCPHSTDRVVLVGGKPERVVECIKVILELTSEAPIKGRAQPYDPNFYDETYDYGGFTMMFEERGRRPMGGFPMRGRGGFERMPPGGRGGRPMPPSRRDYDDMSPRRGPPPPPPGRGGRGGSRARNLPLPPPPPPRGGGDRFSHQSYHGNMDDRPNDRRGRPGDRYDSMSGGYGGRGSYSDIGGPVITTQVTIPKDLAGSIIGKGGQRIKQIRHESGASIKIDEPLEGSEDRIITITGTQDQIQNAQYLLQNSVKQYSGRFF, encoded by the exons ATGGAGACAGAAATTGaacagcaggagggagagactaCGTTCAGCAACACTGACACTAACG GAAAACGCCCTGCTGAGGACATGGATGAGGAACAGGCCTTCAAGCGCTCCCGCAACACAGATGAAATGGTGGAGCTTCGTGTGCTACTGCAAAGCAAG AATGCAGGAGCTGTAATCGGCAAAGGTGGCAAGAACATTAAAGCCTTGCGTACAGAC TACAATGCCAGTGTATCAGTCCCTGACAGCAGTGGCCCAGAGCG CATCCTGAGCGTTAGTGCTGATATCGAAACCATCGGTGAAATTCTCCTCAAGATCATCCCTACCTTGGAGGAG TACCAGCATTACAATGGCATCGACTTTGACTGTGAGCTTCGCCTACTTATCCACCAGAGTCTGGCAGGAGGTATCATTGGGGTCAAAGGTGCCAAAATTAAGGAGCTTAGGGAG AACACCCAGACCACAATCAAGCTCTTTCAGGAATGTTGTCCTCATTCCACCGACCGTGTGGTTCTGGTGGGGGGGAAACCGGAGCGAGTGGTGGAGTGCATCAAAGTCATCCTGGAGCTGACCTCTGAG GCTCCGATTAAGGGCCGCGCCCAGCCCTACGACCCCAACTTCTATGACGAGACCTATGACTATGGTGGCTTCACCATGATGTTCGAGGAGCGTGGGCGCAGACCCATGGGGGGGTTCCCCATGCGCGGACGGGGGGGCTTTGAGCGGATGCCGCCAGGCGGCCGCGGAGGTCGCCCCATGCCCCCGTCCAGGAGGGACTATGACGACATGAGCCCCCGCCGTggtccaccacctccaccgcctGGCAGGGGAGGACGCGGTGGCAGCAGGGCCCGCAACTTGCCTCTTCCCCCACCGCCGCCACCTAGAGGGGG AGGTGACCGGTTTTCTCACCAGAGCTACCATGGCAATATGGATGACAGACCAAA CGACAGAAGAGGGCGGCCTGGAGATCGCTATGACAGCATG AGTGGAGGCTATG GTGGACGGGGATCATACAGTGACATTGGGGGACCAGTCATCACAACACAAGTCACCATCCCTAAAGAT ctggCTGGCTCCATCATTGGTAAGGGTGGGCAGAGGATCAAGCAGATCCGTCATGAGTCTGGAGCGTCCATCAAGATCGACGAGCCTCTGGAGGGATCCGAGGACCGCATCATCACAATCACGGGCACACAGGATCAGATCCAGAACGCACAGTACCTGCTGCAGAACAG CGTGAAGCAGTACTCCGGCCGCTTCTTCTAG